From the Pirellulales bacterium genome, one window contains:
- a CDS encoding glucose-6-phosphate dehydrogenase, translating into RDEFGVAKDSKTETYVALRTQVDLWRWAGVPFLLRTGKRLPKRATEIAIRFKDRQLRHTPTMEVEMDGVGAINTEPNVLVFRIQPDEGISLSFVTKQPGMGFSLQPVRMEFDYEQAFHVGLPEAYERLLLDAIKGIPLLFMRSDEVDAQWEFITPIIEVWQKQPPPTFPNYEAGSWGPAEADKLVADRQGKWRDP; encoded by the coding sequence CGAGACGAATTTGGCGTGGCTAAGGATTCTAAGACCGAAACATACGTGGCGCTGCGCACGCAGGTCGATCTCTGGCGCTGGGCAGGCGTGCCGTTTCTGCTGCGCACCGGGAAGCGTTTGCCCAAACGGGCCACCGAAATTGCCATTCGGTTCAAAGATCGTCAACTTCGCCATACGCCCACCATGGAAGTGGAAATGGACGGCGTTGGGGCGATTAATACTGAACCGAACGTCCTGGTGTTCCGCATTCAGCCCGATGAAGGCATCAGTTTGTCGTTTGTCACCAAGCAACCGGGAATGGGTTTCTCGCTGCAGCCCGTGCGGATGGAATTTGATTACGAGCAAGCGTTTCATGTCGGCCTGCCCGAAGCGTACGAACGGCTGTTGCTGGATGCCATCAAGGGCATTCCGCTGTTGTTCATGCGGTCCGACGAAGTTGATGCGCAATGGGAATTCATTACTCCCATTATCGAAGTCTGGCAAAAACAACCGCCCCCGACGTTTCCCAATTACGAAGCTGGCAGTTGGGGGCCGGCCGAAGCCGACAAACTTGTCGCCGATCGTCAAGGCAAATGGCGCGACCCGTAA